In Pseudomonas sp. p1(2021b), the genomic window ATTCAGCGCTGCCCTCGAGGCTTATGCAGTACCTATGGGAGCTGGCTTGCCGGCGATAGCGCCAGGGCATGCCGCCCCCAGCCAAGAGATCCCCAATGCCCAACAAGCCCCAGCCGCCCGTCGCCCGTAGAGACAACGCCGCCGACCCCTACGCTTGGCTGCAGCAGCGAGACACGCCCGAGGTACTCGCCTACCTGCAGGCCGAGAACGCCTACCAGCAAGCCTGCCTGGCCGACCAGGCGCCCCTGCGCGAACAGCTGTTCGAGGAAATCAAGGCGCGCATCCTCGAAACCGACCTATCGTTGCCCTCCCCCTGGGGGCCATACCTGTACTACACCCGCACTACGGCCGGCGACGAATACCCGCGTCACTACCGCTGCCCACGCCCAGCCGATGACTCCAATACCGTCGACCAAAGCCAGGAACAACTGCTGCTCGACCCCAACGCCCTGGCCAATGGCGGCTTCCTGTCCCTGGGCGCCTTCAACGTCAGCCCCGACCACCGCCTGCTGGCCTACAGCCTCGACACCAGCGGCGACGAGGTCTACACCTTGTACGTGAAGGACCTGGCCAGCGGCACGGTCACCGCCCTGCCCTTCGACGACTGCGACGGCAGCCTGACCTGGGCCAACGACAGCCAGACGCTGTTCTTCGCCGAACTGGACGACACCCACCGCCCTTGGCGCCTGCGCCGCCATACCCTGGGCAGCCGCGAGGCCCAGACCGTGTTCGAAGAACCCGACGGGCGCTTCTTCCTGCATTGCTACCGGGCCAGCTCCGAGCGCCAACTGGTGCTGCTGCTCAACAGCAAGACCACCAGCGAAGCCTGGGTACTCGATGCCGCGACCCCGAATGCGGCTTTCACCTGCCTGGCACCACGGGTCGAGGGCCACGAGTACTTCCCTGACCACGGCCAGCTCGACGGCCAGTGGCGATGGTTCATCCGCAGCAACCAGGACGGCATCAACTTCGCCCTGTTCCAAGCCCCGGCCGAGCAAGTGCCCAGCCGCGAGCAATGGCAGGTGCTGGTACCGCACAGCGACCAGGTCATGCTCGAAGGCCTGAGCCTGAATGCCAGCGCCCTGACCCTGAGCCTGCGCGAAGGCGGCCTGCCGATCATCGAAGTGCGGCCCCAGGGCCTGGCGCCCTACCGTGTCGAACTGCCGGATGCCGCCTACAGCCTGTATGTGCAGGACAGCCTGGAGTTCGCCAGCACCCGTGTGCGGCTGCGCTATGAAGCGCTCAACCGACCGGCCCAGGTGCGCCAGTTGGACTTGGCCACCGGCGAGCAGGTTGTGCTCAAGCAGACCCCGGTACTGGGCGAGTTCGATGCCGACGACTACGTCAGCGAACGCCTATGGGCCGTGGCCAAGGACGGCACCCGCGTCCCCATCAGCCTGGTGCGTCGGCGCGACGACCTGGGCCAGTGCGTACCGCTGTACCTCTACGGTTATGGTGCCTACGGCGAGAGCCTCGACCCGTGGTTCTCCCACGCCCGCCTGAGCCTGTTGCAACGCGGCGTGGCCTTCGCCATCGCCCATGTGCGCGGTGGCGGCGAGCTGGGCGAAGCCTGGTACCGGGCGGGCAAGCAGGCGCACAAGCAGAACAGTTTCGACGACTTCATCGCCTGCGCCGAACACCTGATCGCCGAGGGCGTGACCACCCGCGAACGCCTGGCCATCAGCGGCGGCAGCGCTGGTGGCCTGCTGATGGGCGCGGTACTCAACCAGCGCCCGGAGCTGTTCCGCTGCGCCATCGCCGAGGTGCCGTTCGTCGATGTGCTCAATACCATGCTCGACCCGGACCTGCCGCTGACCATCACCGAGTACGACGAATGGGGCAACCCCGAGGAGCCGGAGGTCTACCAGCGGATCAAGGCCTACGCCCCCTACGAGAACGTCAAGGCCCAGGCCTACCCGGCCATGCTGGTGGTCGCCGGCTACAACGACAGCCGCGTGCAGTATTGGGAAGCGGCCAAATGGGTGGCGCGACTGCGTACCTGCAAGACCGATGACAACCTGCTGCTGCTCAAGACCGAGATGGGCGCCGGGCACGGCGGCATGAGCGGGCGATACCAGGGGCTACGCGATGTGGCGTTGGAATATGCGTTCGTGCTTGGGGAGCTGGGGGTGTGATGGCTATTGGGGTTCGCCGAGAGGTTTTCACCGGCGGTGAGATCGCGCGGCGCGATCTCACAAACGCCGACGAATCATCGGCGAACCCTACCGGCCCGATTCGCTCTTCTCGACCTTCGGCGGCTCCTGCAACCCCGGCAACGGCTGGTCCTTGGGCGGCCCAGGCACCGGCATCGGCGGCAGCAGCGGCGCGCCGGGCTGGTTGTCACCGGCCTTGGGCGGCGTGCTCGGGGTGATCTGTGGATAAGGGGTCGGTGTCGGCGTACCCGGTGCGCCGGGCACCGGCGTGAGGAGCCGTGGCTGCTGGCCAGCCGCGTCGGCCAGCGGCGCGACGGCGAGAATCAGCACGGCGAGGATCGCATGGACCATCGGCAACCTCCTGTCAGGGTATCCCTACAGGCTATGCCCAATCAGGCGTTTTCGCCTGTCCGACCAGGGTACAGGCGCGCTAGACTCAGTGACATAACCGTCATCTACCCGATTACAACAAAGGTAACACCATGAGTTCGGCCTCCACCTCCGCCGCCACCGCCCGTCTCGAGCGCATCCTTGCCGACGCCAAGCGCGACAAGGAAATGGGCTACCGCGACAAGGCCCTGAAGATGTACCCGCATGTCTGCGGTCGCTGTGCCCGCGAGTTCTCCGGCAAGCGCCTGTCGGAGCTGACCGTGCACCACCGCGACCACAACCACGACAACAACCCCCAGGACGGCTCGAACTGGGAACTGCTGTGCCTGTACTGCCACGACAACGAGCATTCGCGCTACACCGACCAGCAGTACTTCAGTGAAGGGTCCACCAGCACGCCGAGCATCGCCAAGGCCACCCACAACCCGTTTGCCGGGTTGGCGAGCCTGCTCAAGAAGGACTGACCCTCGAATCGCCCCCACTGCTGCCGGTGAGCCCGTATAATCGCGCTTTTTGCGAAGGGCCCCGGTACGTGGCAAACAAACGGTACAGCTGCATCGGCCTGTTCAACCCCAAGTCCGCCGAGAACGTAGGTTCGGTGATGCGTGCGGCGGGTTGCTATGGCGTCAACTCGGTGTTCTACACCGGCAAGCGCTATGAGCGCGCCCGCGACTTCGTCACCGACACCAAGCGCGTGCACTACGACATCCCGCTGATCGGCATCGACGACCTGCAGCGCATCATCCCCTTGGGGTGCACCCCGGTGGCCGTGGAGCTGGTCGAAGGTGCCCGCCCGCTTCCCGAATACACCCACCCTGACCGCGCCCTCTATATCTTCGGCCCCGAAGACGGCAGCCTCGACGCGAGCGTGCGCGCCTGGTGCGAAGAGACCATCTACATCCCCACCGAGGGCTGCATGAACCTGGCGGCGACCGTCAATGTGGTGCTGTACGACCGCATGGCCAAGGGGCTCAATACCCGTTCGGGGCCCAAATTCAAATAAAACCGCCCTGCATAGCCAGTACCGCCCTTCTCGCACCACCCGGCAATCGGACTGAACGGGCAGGTGGCGCAGCAGGTCAGCTGCATACACCTCAACTGGAGCGTTCGTCATGCGAGATACCCCTTTGCTTGTGCACACACGCAACGTCCACGGCTGGGAGCGCGCCAGCTCCCTGGCCGGTGGCGCCTTGATGATCAGCAAGGGCCTGCGCCACGGCGGCCTGGTCGGCCTGCTGCAGATCGTGGTGGGTGGCATGGCCCTGGCCCGGGGCGTCAGTGGGCACTGCTCGACCAAGGCCTGGTGGCAGCGACACCGGGCCGATTACCTGCGACTTCGCGGGGACATCGAACGCGGCGCTGCAGAGCTCAAGGCGCTCAAGGCCAGCGCCGAGGCGGCGACACAGGGCGTGACGGTGACCGGGGTCGAGACTAAGGCCAAGGGCTGAGGCGGCAGGGCCGTCCTGTCAATGCAGGACCTTGCTCTCCAGCACCTCGGACCGCCGCCCCAGCACGCTCTCGCTGAGCTGGATGAATTCCTCGGTGCTGACGCTGGGCAGGCGCATCAATGCCCGGGTGACATCGTCCAGCGAGCGCTTGTCGTGGGTGTGCAGGCGGATCTCGCGATCCAGCGCCTGTAGCAGCAGCACGCCTCGGGCAACCTGGCCGACATCGGCGTGTTCACCACGCAGCCGGGAAACCTTGGCGCCACGCTTGTGCAGGCGTGCCTGCCAGGCCTCATAGCGGTTGTCGCTGATGCCGCCGGCGCGGCGCAGCAATTCGGTGGCGTAGTAGTCGGCCAGGCTTTCGCCCAGCCAGTCGCTGCCGTCACGGTCGTTGACCTGGGCGAACAGCTGCACCAGCTCACGCAGCAGCGGGCTGGCGCCGCTCTCGCCGATCAGCGGGCGGGTGCTGTGCAGGTAGATGGAGTTATGCCCGGCCAGTGCGCCCCGCCACATCTCGTCGCGAGCGCCTACCAGCAATAGCTTGGGCGGGTTGCGCGGGAACACCGCCTGCAATTGTGGCCAGACGAAGGTCAGCAGGGTCAGGGTGTCCATCCGACGCATGCCCTGCCCCTGCGGCGCGGCCACGGTCACTTCGGTGTCGCCCAAGCGCGCGCGGCGGCTGCCCAGGTTGCCAGCCAGCATCCAGCCGGTGGGCCGGTCGAACAGCCGCGAGACATCGTCGATGCGAAACTTCTGCTTGCCGATGCGCGGCCAGGCGGTTTCGACGCTTTTCCAGCCGCCCGGCAGCTCGAACGTCAGGCGCGCCACCAGCTCGGTGCCATCCTGCTGGTCCAGGCGCGCCGGCGGTACCAACTGGTCACCGCGCAGCAGCGCCCAATCCGGGGTTATACGGCTCTCGTAGGCACCGCCGCGTGGTTTCTGGTCCAGCTGCACACGATAGCTGAGCCGGGGTTTGCCCGCGGCCGGGTGCCAGACGCCCCGCTCGCCCTGTACCTGCCATTGGCCATCGGCCTGGAAGTCGCTGTAGGCGCCCTGCTTGCCCAGGTCGAAATCCAGGCTGCGCACGGCGCTGCCATCGGCCAGGGTCAACCGCACCTCGGCCTGGCCGCTGGCCGGCAACAGGCGCACCTGGTAGTCCAGGTCGACCTTCTTGGCCCACGCCGGCGCACAGGCCACCAGGCCCAGGACCCACAACAGATGGCAACGCATGCAGAACTCCTTGTTCCAGAGGCGAAAGTAAAGGCAGGCGCGAGTCGCTCAGCTCGCGCGGAAGATCAGGTGATCCTCCCAGTCGTCTTCGTCGACATCATGCTCGCTGAGCATGCGCCCGGACTGGGAGATACGTTGTTCGTGCACCTGCGTGCGGTCGCCGCATACCAGGTGGTGCCAGGCTGGCAGGTCCTTGCCTTCGCTGACCAGGCGATAGCCGCAGGTGCTCGGCAGCCATTTGAACTGGTCGGCCTTGCCGGGGGTGAGCTGGATGCAGTCGGGCACCTGGGCGAAGCGGTTGGGGTAGTCGCTGCACTGGCAGGTGGTCAGGTCCAGCAGCTTGCAGGCGATACGCGTGTAGTAGACGCTGTTGTCGTCCTCGTCCTCGAGCTTCTGCAGACAGCACAGCCCGCAGCCATCGCAGAGCGACTCCCACTCCTGCAGGTCGAGCTGTTCAAGGGTCTTGCGCCGCCAGAAGGGCGCGTTGTCGGCGATCATCACACGTGTTCCTGCATTGAACTTCAATCCGCGGCGCGCGGCGGCGCCAGTCTAGAGCCTGTCCGGGGCCAATGCCAGACCGCTTGTCAGTGCCGGCTGGACGCAGTAGCGTGCGCGCTTTCCCCGTCCCTTTGCAGGAGCAGCCATGAGCGCCAACCCACGCATCGCCGACTATGCGATCAACGAGCAATTCATCAACCGCTGGTCGCCACGGGCCTTCACCGCCGAGGGCATCTGCGAGGAAACGCTGTTGAGCTTCCTCGAAGCCGCCCGCTGGGCGCCGTCGGCCTTCAACTCGCAACCCTGGCGGTTCCTCTACGCGCGCCGCGACACGGCGAACTGGGAGCGCTACCTGGGCATCCTCAACGAAGCCAACCGCAGCTGGGCGCAGCATGCCTCGGCCCTGGTACTGGTGATGTCCAAGACCACCTTCGCCGCCCCCGGTGCCAGCGAGGAAAGACCAGCGCTGTGGCACACCTTCGACACCGGCTCAGCCTGGGGGCACATGGCGTTGCAGGCCAGCATCAGCGGCTGGCACACCCATGGCATGGCCGGCTTCGACCAGGACCTGGCACGCCAGGAGTTGAAGATTCCCGAAGGCTACGTGCTGCATGCCATGGTCGCGATCGGCAAGCTGGGCGACAAGGCCAGCCTGGCCGAGGCCCTGCAGGCCCGCGAAATGCCAAGCCCACGCCGGCCGTTGAGCGAGTTGGCGGCCGAGGGTGATTTCAGCCTGTAAACCAGGGCTGGCCCTATCGCGGGACAAGCCCGCTCCCACAACTGCTGCGCCGCCTCTGCAGCGACTGTAAACCTGTGGGGCTTGTCCCGCGATAGAGCCGACTCAATATCCGCGCTGAAAGTCCACTTCCCCGCGCAACCCCTGCCCCGCCTGGTACGCCTGCACATTCTCGACGAACAACCGCACCATTGCCGCCGGCGAAGTGGGCGCCGAGCTATGCCCAGTCAGCAGCAAGCCCCAGGCGGTCCAGAACGGGTGCTGCCGGGGCAACGGCTCCTGGCGACAGACATCGATCACTGCCCCGGCCAGGTGGCCTTCCTTCAAGGCGTGCACCAGGTCGGCGTCGACCACCGCCACGCCGCGCCCGGCATTGATGAACAGTGCGCTGGGCTTGAAGCGCTTGAACAGCGCCGCATCGTACAGGTCGTGGGTGGCCGGGGTGTCCGGCAGCAGGTTGAGCACGTAGTCGGCCTGCTCCACCATGCGAGGCAGCTCTTCGAGCCCAGCCACCTCGACGAACGGCGCCTGTTCCCGCGCCTGGCTGGCGACACCGTGAAGGATCGCCCCGAACGGCACCAGGAACTCGGCGACCCGCTGGCCGATATCCCCCGTGCCGACCACCAGCACCCGACGCCCCTCCAGGCTACGCCCCGGACGGTCATCCCAGCGCCGCTCCACCTGGCTGACCAGGCGCGCCAGCACATCGCGCTCGTGAATCAGCATGTAGGTGAGCATGTATTCGGCCATTACCTGGCCGAAGATGCCCACGGCACGGGTCAGGCGATAGTCACGTGGCAGCCCTTCGGCCAGCAGCGGGGTGATGCCGGCCCAGGTGGACTGTATCCACTCGGGGCGATGGCCCTGGCGCAGGAGGCTGGCCAGCAGGTCCGGCTGGCCCAGCCACACCGGGCAACCGGCGGCCTGGCGCGCAAGCTCGGCGGAATCATTGCTGGTGACGATTTCCAGCGTCGGCGCCGCCTCGCCGAGCAGGCGGGCATAGTTGGCATGATCCTGTTCAGCGATCAGAACGCGCATGTACGAAACAACCTTGGCAAACAACGAAGACGGCCCGACAGGCGGGCCGCTTGACGAACGATGGGGACCAGGCCGGAATCAGGCCGGGTCGTTGCGGCGCAGCAGCTCTTCGGGCAAGTGCTCGATGTAGTCGTCCTCGGGCGGCGGCATCTGCAGGTGGTAGCCCTGGTTGTCGAGGTTCTCCAGCACCTTGGCGATATCCTCCCGGGCCAGCTTGCGCTCGGGGGTCAGCACCAGGTCGAAGGCATGCACGGGAGTGCCGAAGAACGGCAGCAGAGCTTCGGGAACGCGCGCCAGGCCCTCGGCCTTGAGCACGTAGAGGTACATTTCGTTCTTGCGGGGGCTCTTGTAGATCGAGCAGATACGTTTCATCAGGGTTCTCCGGCGCCTGCCAGGTTGTCCAGCAGGGCCTGGCCCATCCGCTCACGGCGCCAGCCGCGCAGCGAATCGGGCAGTTGGTAGGGGCCATTGGGGAAGCCGCTCTTGAGCAGGGCTTCGAGGGTTTTCTTGCGCAGCATCAGCTCCGGTGCGATGCCCAGGCGCTCGCCTTCGGCCTGGCCGACCGCGCGCAGGCGCTTGAGCATGCCCGAGGCTTCGATCGGCAACGGCTCGGGCAAGGCCTGCGGCCACTGCTCGGCCGGCAGGCTCGCGGCGCGCTTGATCAGGTCGAGGAGGAACTGGCCGTCCTGGCGGATAGTGCGCGGGTGCATGTCGTCGATCTTGGCCAGGGCCGAGAGGTTGTCCGGCTGGCTCTTGGCCATGGGCCACAACGAATGCTCGCGCAATACCCGATTGCGCGGCAGGTCGCGGCTGCGCGCCTCGCGCTCGCGCCAGGCGCACAGCTCGCGCAGCACCGCCAGTTGCTGTGGGTTCAGCTTCCAGGCGAGCTTGACTTCGCGGTACAGGGTCTCGGGTTCTACCTCGCGGCGCAGCTGGGCGACCAGCTCGGCGCCATCTTCCAGCACCCAGGCGTACTTGTCGTCGGACAGGCGCGGGCGCAGGGCACTGAACAACTCGGCCAGGTGTACGGCGTCTTCGGCGGCATAGCTGACCTGGGTATCCGACAGCGGGCGCTGCAGCCAGTCCGAACGGGTCTCGCCCTTGGGCAGCTCCAGGCCCAGCACGTCCTGCACCAGGCGCGAATAGCCCATGGAGAAACCGATGTTCAGGTAGCCGGCGGCCAGCTGGGTGTCGAACAGCGGTTGCGGCAGCTTGCCGGTCAGGCGCAGAAGCACTTCCAGGTCTTCGCTGCAGGCATGCAGCACCTTGACCACGCCCTGGTCGTCGAGCAGCTCGGCCAGCGGCTGCCAATCGCGGATCAGCAACGGGTCGATCAGGTACGCCCGGTTGCCTTCACCGACCTGGATCAGGCCGGCCTTGGGGTAGAAGGTGTCGACCCGCATGAATTCGGTGTCGAGCGCTACGAAGGGCAGTTCGCGCCAGCCCCGGCAGTGTTCGGCCAGGGTCTGGTCGTCACGTATCCAGTGTATTTCGATGGCCACGAGGCTCTCCCACAAATATTGGCGCGCAGTATATACGGCGCGGGCATTAGGGGTGAAACCTGCGCCATCCTTGGTTTGATCAACGGTCAGCGGTCATCCAGGGGCGACAGCTGGCGAACATGTCCATCGATTGCTGGTAGACCTCGGTGCGCACCTGCAACAGGCCGAGCATCGAATGGAACAGGTTGTCCTGGCTCAACGGTGCGTCGCGCAGGCGGCCCAGGCAGTCGCTGTCGAGCGAGAAGTCCTGCCGGTAGCTGTCGGAGAACCACATCAACAAGGGCACGTGACGCTGCTGTTCCGGGGCCAGCATATAGGGCGTGCCGTGCAGGTAGAGGTTGTATTCGCCCAGGGATTCGCCGTGGTCGGAAAGGTAGATCATCGCCGTGTCGACCTTGTCCTGGCGGCTGCGCAGCAGGTCGATCAGCGAAGCCAGCACCTGGTCGGTGTAAACCAAGGTATTGTCGTAACTGTTGACGATCGATTGCTCGTCGCACTGGTTCAGGGCATTGCTCTGGCATACCGGAGTGAAGCGCTGGGCGCTGGCCGGGTAGCGCTTGTAGTAGTCGGGGCCGTGGCTGCCCATCTGGTGCAGCACCAGCACGGTGTCGTGGTCGAGGTTGTCGAGCAACTCGCCCAGGCCCTGCAGGAGGATCTCGTCGCGACACTCGCCGTCAGCGCACAGTTTCGGGTCCTTGAGGTTGCTGACGTCGACGAACTGCACCCGGTCGCAGGTGCCTTTGCAGCCGGACTGGTTGTCGCGCCACTGCACGCTGAGGCCGGTACGCTGGAGGATGTCCAGAAGCCCCTCGCGGTTCTTGGCGATGCGGGCGTCGTAGTCCTTGCGCGGCATGCCGGAGAACATGCACGGCACCGACACGGCCGTCTCGGTGCCGCAGGAATACACATCGGAGAACGCCAGCAGGCCCTGCTCCTTGCCCAGGTTCGGGGTGGTGTCACGGCCGTAGCCCAGTACGCCGAAGTTCTGCGCCCGGGCGCTCTCGCCCACCACCAGCACGGTCAGCGACTTGCGCGCATGGCGTTGCCAGGCGGCGCTGTCGCGCTTGGCGTCCTCTCCGTAGTGCTGGAAGGGACGGGCGGCGCTGCCCAGGCGTTCACCGACATAGCCGAACGAGGCCCCGACGATGTTGCTCGGGGTGAGCATCAGGCGGATCTCGTGGTGGTTGCGAAACAGTGAAGCCAAGCCTTGGTAATTGACCAGTGCCACCGAGCCCAGGGCTGCGACGCACGCGCCGCTGACCACCAGCTTGCCGAACAGCTCGCGGTGCCAGGGGCGATAGGCGATGGGGGCCTTCCACACCAACAACGAAGGCAGTATGCCGAGCAGGATCACATACAGGGCGAACTTCAGGGAAAGCAGGTCACGTACTTCCGTGACATTGGTTTCGGCGATATTACGAAACATGCCGGTGTCGACCAGTACACCATATTGGTTCATGAAGTAGGCGACGCCTGCACCACTCATGAACAACAGGATCAGCACCGGCTTGAGTACGTACTTGAACGCCACCAAGGTGAGGATGAGATTGAACGCGAAAAATATCAGCACGGCGAATGCCAACAGCAGCCACAGCCCCACCATGCCGGGCGGAACCACGGCCTGAAGATGCTCCCAAAGCGCGGTGTTGAAACCGATCAACAGGTAAAGACTGGCCAGCAACGTGACCCATTCGGCCCGCAGGGTTTTGAAGTTCGGCATGATGTTCGCAGATGAGAGTTGTTATCGGCCGTCGCACCAGGCGGGGCACCGGGGAAGTTGGCCGAACTCTAGAAAGCGTGCCATCAATTTTTCGTGAAAAAGACGCCAACGAATAATGGACGGTGCGTTTTTTCCAGATGAAATGAATTTCATGTTTGCCGGTACCGCGTGCGGCCCCTTGGCGCACCCTCCCTCCGCAACCGGGCAAAGGCGACTATCCTCAAGGTTCAGGACTTTTTGCCAACCCCTGACCCGAGGTGAAGAAATGCCAGTCCCGCATGATCTGCTCGCTGACCTGCACATTTCCGCTGACGATTTCCAGGCGCTGATCGACAAGGACCAGACGCTCCATCAACTGCACAAGGAGTACAACGCCAAGGACAAGGAGGTGGTGGCCGCCGAAGGTAACGGCACTGCCGACGATGCGGTGAACCGCCTGCGCAAGGAGCGCTTGTTGCTCAAGGACAAGATCGAACGGATCGTTCATCCGGCAAGGTGATTGCACAGACCGATCCCCTTCGCGGGTGAACCCGCTCCCACAGATTCGTGCATGCTCTGTGGGAGATCACCCAGCCCTTTGGGCTGCGCTGTCGCGCAGAGAACAAGTGGCTAGCGCCGCCTTCTTCGTGTAGGAGCGGGCTTGTCCCGCGATTGGGCCGGCCCAGCCGCCGCGGCTGTATGGCAAGGGCTTCGCCCTTGATCGCGGGACAAGTCGGACCGCCGCACCGCCGCTCCTACAGGCTTTGTCAAATCAATGAGTTATGCGTTGTTCTATGAGAGCGGGTTCACCCGCGAATGCATCAGCTCTCGGCCGACGCCTTGAGCGCCGTGTCCAGATCCTCGATCAGGTCGCGGTAGTCCTCGATCCCGACCGACAGGCGCAGCAGGTTCTCGCTGATGCCCATCTGCCCCTTCTGCTCTGGGCTCAGGGAATTGTGCGACATGCTCCAGGAATGGTTGATCATGCTCTCCACCCCGCCCAGCGAGTCGGCCAGCACGAAGATCGACAACGCTTCCACCAGGCGGTTGACCGCGGCCCGGTCACCCTTGATCTTCATCGCCACCACCGCCCCGCCGGTGCGCATCTGGCGCTTGCACAGCGCATGCTGCGGGTGGCTTTCAAGTTCCGGGTAGTACACCTGCTCGACCTGCGGATGCCCCTCGAGGAAGCGCGCCACGTGCAGGGCATTGGCGCATTGGCGTTCCATACGCACGTCCAGGGTCTTGAGCCCGCGCAGGGCCAGGTAACAGTCGAACGGCCCCTGGATCGCACCAACGGCCATGCTGATCCGTCGCAGGCGCTTGAGCAGCTCGTCGTTGGCGGCGACCACCACGCCGCCGATCAGGTCGGAGTGGCCACCGATGTACTTGCTCGCCGAATGCATCACCAGGTCCACACCGAGGGTGATCGGCCGCTGGTTCCAGGGCGAGCAGAAGGTGTTGTCGATGCAGGTGAGGATGCCGCGCTCGCGGGCCAGCTTGCAGACCGCCTCGATGTCCACCAAGTGCAGCAATGGGTTGGTCGGCGACTCGATCCAGATCAGCTGGGTCTCGGGGCGGATGGCCGCAGCCACGGCATCCAGGTCATTGAGGTCGACATAGGTGGTACTCAAGCCCGAGGTACGGCTGCGGTAGTCTTCCATCAGGCGGAAGGTGCCGCCGTAGACCCCGTTCATCACCACCACATGGGCATCCTTGGACAACAGCTCGAGCACAGTGGCTGTGGCCCCCACGCCCGAGGCGGTGGCCACTGCACCTGCGCCTTCCTCGAGGGCGGCGACACAGGTTTCGTAGGCATGCCGGGTCGGGTTGCTGACCCGGCTGTAGGCGTATTCGGGGTTGTCGTCCAGGCCGCGCTTGATGAACGAGCTGGTGGTGACGATGGCCGGGAAGATGGCATTGTCGGCGACGCTGGACTGCTCGCCGGCGTGGATGGTGCGGGTGGCGAAATTGCGCGGCTTTTCGGACATGGTCGGGTCCATTGACTCTGCTGAGGTTGGAAAGCGCCACTATCGCATATCCGGTGGGGCGCCGCTGAACGGGAATGAACCTGCGCCACGCCCGTGCCGGCTATTCTTTTCGTACCCCGATCGCGCTAGTCTCGAGAAACTTTTTCTCCCACCGGCCGACCATCGCATATGGACAGTTTCGACCAACACATCCTCACCCTCCTCCAGCGTGACGCCTCGATGTCCCTCAAGGACCTGGCCG contains:
- a CDS encoding S9 family peptidase; this translates as MPNKPQPPVARRDNAADPYAWLQQRDTPEVLAYLQAENAYQQACLADQAPLREQLFEEIKARILETDLSLPSPWGPYLYYTRTTAGDEYPRHYRCPRPADDSNTVDQSQEQLLLDPNALANGGFLSLGAFNVSPDHRLLAYSLDTSGDEVYTLYVKDLASGTVTALPFDDCDGSLTWANDSQTLFFAELDDTHRPWRLRRHTLGSREAQTVFEEPDGRFFLHCYRASSERQLVLLLNSKTTSEAWVLDAATPNAAFTCLAPRVEGHEYFPDHGQLDGQWRWFIRSNQDGINFALFQAPAEQVPSREQWQVLVPHSDQVMLEGLSLNASALTLSLREGGLPIIEVRPQGLAPYRVELPDAAYSLYVQDSLEFASTRVRLRYEALNRPAQVRQLDLATGEQVVLKQTPVLGEFDADDYVSERLWAVAKDGTRVPISLVRRRDDLGQCVPLYLYGYGAYGESLDPWFSHARLSLLQRGVAFAIAHVRGGGELGEAWYRAGKQAHKQNSFDDFIACAEHLIAEGVTTRERLAISGGSAGGLLMGAVLNQRPELFRCAIAEVPFVDVLNTMLDPDLPLTITEYDEWGNPEEPEVYQRIKAYAPYENVKAQAYPAMLVVAGYNDSRVQYWEAAKWVARLRTCKTDDNLLLLKTEMGAGHGGMSGRYQGLRDVALEYAFVLGELGV
- the rnd gene encoding ribonuclease D, whose translation is MAIEIHWIRDDQTLAEHCRGWRELPFVALDTEFMRVDTFYPKAGLIQVGEGNRAYLIDPLLIRDWQPLAELLDDQGVVKVLHACSEDLEVLLRLTGKLPQPLFDTQLAAGYLNIGFSMGYSRLVQDVLGLELPKGETRSDWLQRPLSDTQVSYAAEDAVHLAELFSALRPRLSDDKYAWVLEDGAELVAQLRREVEPETLYREVKLAWKLNPQQLAVLRELCAWREREARSRDLPRNRVLREHSLWPMAKSQPDNLSALAKIDDMHPRTIRQDGQFLLDLIKRAASLPAEQWPQALPEPLPIEASGMLKRLRAVGQAEGERLGIAPELMLRKKTLEALLKSGFPNGPYQLPDSLRGWRRERMGQALLDNLAGAGEP
- a CDS encoding YcgL domain-containing protein: MKRICSIYKSPRKNEMYLYVLKAEGLARVPEALLPFFGTPVHAFDLVLTPERKLAREDIAKVLENLDNQGYHLQMPPPEDDYIEHLPEELLRRNDPA
- a CDS encoding D-2-hydroxyacid dehydrogenase, with the translated sequence MRVLIAEQDHANYARLLGEAAPTLEIVTSNDSAELARQAAGCPVWLGQPDLLASLLRQGHRPEWIQSTWAGITPLLAEGLPRDYRLTRAVGIFGQVMAEYMLTYMLIHERDVLARLVSQVERRWDDRPGRSLEGRRVLVVGTGDIGQRVAEFLVPFGAILHGVASQAREQAPFVEVAGLEELPRMVEQADYVLNLLPDTPATHDLYDAALFKRFKPSALFINAGRGVAVVDADLVHALKEGHLAGAVIDVCRQEPLPRQHPFWTAWGLLLTGHSSAPTSPAAMVRLFVENVQAYQAGQGLRGEVDFQRGY
- a CDS encoding YcgN family cysteine cluster protein, yielding MIADNAPFWRRKTLEQLDLQEWESLCDGCGLCCLQKLEDEDDNSVYYTRIACKLLDLTTCQCSDYPNRFAQVPDCIQLTPGKADQFKWLPSTCGYRLVSEGKDLPAWHHLVCGDRTQVHEQRISQSGRMLSEHDVDEDDWEDHLIFRAS
- a CDS encoding YajD family HNH nuclease, producing the protein MSSASTSAATARLERILADAKRDKEMGYRDKALKMYPHVCGRCAREFSGKRLSELTVHHRDHNHDNNPQDGSNWELLCLYCHDNEHSRYTDQQYFSEGSTSTPSIAKATHNPFAGLASLLKKD
- a CDS encoding RNA methyltransferase, translating into MANKRYSCIGLFNPKSAENVGSVMRAAGCYGVNSVFYTGKRYERARDFVTDTKRVHYDIPLIGIDDLQRIIPLGCTPVAVELVEGARPLPEYTHPDRALYIFGPEDGSLDASVRAWCEETIYIPTEGCMNLAATVNVVLYDRMAKGLNTRSGPKFK
- a CDS encoding DUF2892 domain-containing protein — encoded protein: MRDTPLLVHTRNVHGWERASSLAGGALMISKGLRHGGLVGLLQIVVGGMALARGVSGHCSTKAWWQRHRADYLRLRGDIERGAAELKALKASAEAATQGVTVTGVETKAKG
- a CDS encoding nitroreductase family protein gives rise to the protein MSANPRIADYAINEQFINRWSPRAFTAEGICEETLLSFLEAARWAPSAFNSQPWRFLYARRDTANWERYLGILNEANRSWAQHASALVLVMSKTTFAAPGASEERPALWHTFDTGSAWGHMALQASISGWHTHGMAGFDQDLARQELKIPEGYVLHAMVAIGKLGDKASLAEALQAREMPSPRRPLSELAAEGDFSL